The following are encoded together in the Nocardioides thalensis genome:
- a CDS encoding flagellar protein FlgN: MDRLSQILWRERELLELLSFKLEVERVLLASGRTRWLNQATREIEDVLSTMRESELMRAVAADAAAEELGLEPNPSLGALAEAAPEPWRAILIEHRDALIALAREIAELSEENKELLSAGYRAAQETLLAMGGGVTEGYTPSGSAVVGARTRLVDQAL, translated from the coding sequence GTGGACAGGCTGTCGCAGATCCTGTGGCGGGAGCGCGAGCTGCTCGAGCTGCTCTCCTTCAAGCTCGAGGTCGAGCGTGTGCTGCTCGCCAGCGGCCGGACCCGCTGGCTCAACCAGGCGACCCGCGAGATCGAGGACGTCCTGAGCACGATGCGCGAGTCGGAGCTGATGCGCGCCGTCGCCGCCGACGCGGCCGCTGAGGAGCTGGGCCTGGAGCCCAACCCCTCGCTCGGTGCGCTCGCCGAGGCCGCGCCCGAGCCCTGGCGCGCGATCCTCATCGAGCACCGCGACGCGTTGATCGCGCTCGCTCGCGAGATCGCCGAGCTCTCCGAGGAGAACAAGGAGCTGCTGTCGGCCGGCTACCGCGCCGCCCAGGAGACGCTGCTCGCCATGGGTGGCGGCGTCACCGAGGGCTACACCCCGTCGGGCTCCGCGGTCGTCGGAGCCCGCACCCGACTCGTCGACCA